From Ndongobacter massiliensis:
GCAGGCGAAACAACCGTATGAATTACAAGTAAAGCAGATAAAAGTACTATGCCAAGCGGCGGAGGATTACCCGCTGCAAAACAAGCGCCAGAGTTTTGAATTTTTGCGAACCATGCCGCACTTGCGCGGACGGACCAATACTTTCCAGTCCGTATTTCGAGTGCGTTCGGAGATCGCTTTTGCGATCCATGAATTTTTGCATAACAAAGGCTTTGTGTACGTTCATACGCCGATTATTACGGCATCGGACGCGGAAGGAGCGGGGGAGCAATTTCAGGCGACGACGTTGGATTTACAGAGTGTGCCGAAAAAAGATGACGGCACCGTGGATTATCGCGCCGATTTCTTCGGGGTGCCGGCGAATTTAACTGTCAGCGGGCAATTGGAAGTGGAAGCTTTTGCCATGACGCACCGCAATGTCTATACATTCGGACCGACTTTTCGCGCGGAGCACTCCAACACAACGCGCCATGCGGCAGAATTTTGGATGGTGGAACCCGAGATAGCTTTTGCAGATCTGAACGATCTTTGTTGCCTGGCAGAAAACCTCGTTCGGGCGATTTTGAATCGGGTACTAGATTATTTGCCGGATGAAATGGACTTTTTTAATCGTTTTGTCGATAAGGGATTGTTAGAACGGTTAGAAAAGGTGCGCAATGCGAAGTTTGCGCGTATGACGTATACCGAAGCGGTGGAGATTTTGGAAAAGGCTCCCGTCTCCTTTGAATATCCGGTTTACTGGGGCTGCGATTTGCAGTCGGAACACGAGCGCTATTTGACGGAAAAGGTCGTAAACGGCCCACTCTTTGTTACGAATTATCCAAAAGAAATTAAAGCCTTCTATATGCGCCAGGACGACGATCCCCGTACAGTGGGGGCGACGGATTTGCTGGTACCCGGCATCGGCGAGCTCATCGGGGGCTCCGAGCGTGAAGAACGGTCGGAGCTGTTGGCGCAGAAGATGCGTGAAAAAGGTCTCTCTCCGGAAGCATACCAATGGTACCTCGATTTGAATCGTTTCGGCGGTTGCCGTCACGCAGGCTTCGGACTCGGCTTTGAGCGCATGGTCATGTTCCTGACGGGCATGACGAACATTCGCGACGTGCTGCCGTATCCGCGTACGGTAGGTTCCATGCGTTAAAGCACCATAGATTGGAGTGAAGATGGACGCGTACAATCCAAAAAAAATTGAAAAAAAATGGCAGGCATTCTGGGAAGAAAATCAGGTGTTTCACGCCACATTGGATCCTTCTCAGAAAAAATATTATGCGCTGATTGAATTTCCGTATCCGTCCGGGCAGGGGCTGCACGTGGGACATCCGCGCCCCTATACGGCGATGGATGTTGTCGCGCGCAAGCGTCGCCTGGAGGGGTACAATGTGCTCTTTCCCATGGGTTTTGACGCCTTTGGTCTGCCCACAGAAAACTATGCCATTAAGAATCATGTGCATCCCGCTACGGTGACGCAGCGCAATATCAATCATTACATCGATCAGTTAAAAGAAATCGGCTTTGCCTTTGACTGGGCGCGCATGGTTGAGACGACCGATCCGGCGTACTATCATTGGACGCAATGGATTTTCGTACAGCTATTCAAACACGGTCTGGCTTATAAAAAAGAGACGCCGATCAATTGGTGTCCTTCTTGCAAGGTGGGCCTTGCCAATGAAGAAGTGGTCGGCGGAAATTGTGAGCGCTGCGGCACGCCGGTCGAGCGGCGGGTCAAAAATCAGTGGATGCTAAAGATTACCGCTTATGCGGACCGTCTCATCGATGACTTAAAAACGGTGGACTATCTGCCGAAAATCAAGCAGCAGCAGATTCACTGGATCGGTCGCTCGCATGGCTGTGAAATCGACTTTTCCGTCGCCGACCGCGAAGAAAAAATCCGCGTCTATACGACGCGCCCCGATACAATTTTCGGTGTAACCTACATGGTATTGGCGCCGGAACACGACTTGATCGATGCGCTTCTTCCGGTTGTAGAGAATCGTGAAGAAGTCGAAGCCTATCGGCATCAGGCGTCAATGAAGTCGGATTTTGAACGCGGTGAATTGAATTTGGAAAAAACCGGTGTACCTTTACAAGGGGTGTACGCAGAGCATCCGGTAACGGGCGAGAAATTGCCGCTGTGGATAGCCGACTATGTCTTAACAGGATACGGAACCGGAGCGATTATGGCGGTTCCGGCGCACGATGAGCGCGACTGGGCATTTGCCAAGGCGCATAATCTGCCCATGCGTGCGGTCATCGCCGGCGGCGAAAAGCCGGTGGAAGAAGAACCCTATACGCAAATCGAGTCGGGCAGGCTGATGCACTCCGGTTTTCTGGACGGACTTTCCGTGAAAGAGGCCATTCCAGCGGCCATTGACTGGGTAAAAGCGCATGGCCTAGGAGAGGCGAAGGTGAATTACAAGCTGCGCGACTGGGTGTTCAGCCGGCAGCGGTATTGGGGGGAACCCATCCCGATGATTTATTGCGAGGAGCATGGTTGGGTGCCCGTGCCCGAAGACGAATTACCGCTTCGCTTACCGCCCGTGCCCAATTACGAACCGACGGCGACGGGCGAATCGCCTTTGTCGGAAATTCCGGAATTTGTCGAGACGACCTGCCCCATTTGCGGGAAGAAAGCACGCCGTGAGACGGATACCATGCCGCAATGGGCGGGTTCTTCTTGGTACTACTTGCGCTATATGGATCCGAACAACAGCAAAGCGGTTGTTTCGAAAGAAGCGGAGTCGTATTTCGGACCGGTGGATTGGTACAATGGGGGCATGGAACACACGACGTTACACCTTTTGTACTCGCGTTTCTGGCATAAATTTCTGTATGACATCGGTGTGGTTTCCACATTGGAGCCGTATCGTAAACGCACGTCGCACGGCATGATTCTCGGACCCAATGGGGAAAAGATGAGCAAGTCGCGGGGCAATGTCATTCCGACCGATGTCGTCGTCGGTGAGTTTGGTGCCGATGCGTTTCGCACGTATGAGCTTTTTATTGGCGATTTTGAAAAGACGGCAAAATGGCAGGACAGCGGCCTCGAAGGTTGCGCAAGGTACTTGGATCGCGTGTGGCGGATGCAGGAACTGCTCAATGACGATGCGGGACTGTCTTTGGATTTGGAGCAGGCTTTTCACCAGACCATTAAGAAAGTTTCGGAAGATTACGAAAACTTGAAATACAATACGGCCATCGCGCAGTTAATGAGCCTGTCGAATCAGATTCGTCAAAAAGGTGCAATAACGCGGGAAGAAATGAGGATTTATCTGCTGTTGCTCAATCCCGTGGCACCGCATATGACGGAAGAACTGTGGGAACAATTGGGATACGCAGGGCACATTTGTACGGACGGACGTTGGCCGCAGTGGGATGACGAGAAGCTGGTGGAAGATGTCGTCGAATTGCCGGTGCAGGTGAACGGGAAAGTTCGCGCCACCATCCGGCTTGCTGCGGATGCGAGTCAGGAGGCGGCGGAAGCGGCTGCCCGTGCAGAAGAAGCCGTACAGAAACAATTGGACGGCAAGACTCTGGTGAAGGTCATTTATGTGCCCCGGCGCATCTTGAACCTCGTTGTGAAAGGATAAAATATGTATCTGACGACGAGAAGTCGATACGGCTTACGCGCCATGACGGTTGTGGCACAGGGAACAGAGGAAAAGCCGGTTGCACTGTCGACGGTGGCAGAGGCGTTGTCACTGAGTAACAATTACTTGGAACAGTTGTTCCGACTCCTGCGCAAGGGAAAACTGGTGGAAAGTACCCGCGGCGTCTATGGCGGGTATCGGTTGGCGCGACCGGCCGATCAGATTACAGTGGGCGATATGCTGCGCTGTTTAGAAGGTCCGCTTTTTTTCGCGGACTGTGTACAAGCGGGCGATTGCCCGAAGGGAAACAGCGCG
This genomic window contains:
- the asnS gene encoding asparagine--tRNA ligase yields the protein MLINELNCDYAALNGKEVCVQGWVRKSRFSKNVGFLEINDGSCFRPMQAVISSDLDAYEAASHLRLSSSVEVCGTVALTPQAKQPYELQVKQIKVLCQAAEDYPLQNKRQSFEFLRTMPHLRGRTNTFQSVFRVRSEIAFAIHEFLHNKGFVYVHTPIITASDAEGAGEQFQATTLDLQSVPKKDDGTVDYRADFFGVPANLTVSGQLEVEAFAMTHRNVYTFGPTFRAEHSNTTRHAAEFWMVEPEIAFADLNDLCCLAENLVRAILNRVLDYLPDEMDFFNRFVDKGLLERLEKVRNAKFARMTYTEAVEILEKAPVSFEYPVYWGCDLQSEHERYLTEKVVNGPLFVTNYPKEIKAFYMRQDDDPRTVGATDLLVPGIGELIGGSEREERSELLAQKMREKGLSPEAYQWYLDLNRFGGCRHAGFGLGFERMVMFLTGMTNIRDVLPYPRTVGSMR
- the leuS gene encoding leucine--tRNA ligase — protein: MDAYNPKKIEKKWQAFWEENQVFHATLDPSQKKYYALIEFPYPSGQGLHVGHPRPYTAMDVVARKRRLEGYNVLFPMGFDAFGLPTENYAIKNHVHPATVTQRNINHYIDQLKEIGFAFDWARMVETTDPAYYHWTQWIFVQLFKHGLAYKKETPINWCPSCKVGLANEEVVGGNCERCGTPVERRVKNQWMLKITAYADRLIDDLKTVDYLPKIKQQQIHWIGRSHGCEIDFSVADREEKIRVYTTRPDTIFGVTYMVLAPEHDLIDALLPVVENREEVEAYRHQASMKSDFERGELNLEKTGVPLQGVYAEHPVTGEKLPLWIADYVLTGYGTGAIMAVPAHDERDWAFAKAHNLPMRAVIAGGEKPVEEEPYTQIESGRLMHSGFLDGLSVKEAIPAAIDWVKAHGLGEAKVNYKLRDWVFSRQRYWGEPIPMIYCEEHGWVPVPEDELPLRLPPVPNYEPTATGESPLSEIPEFVETTCPICGKKARRETDTMPQWAGSSWYYLRYMDPNNSKAVVSKEAESYFGPVDWYNGGMEHTTLHLLYSRFWHKFLYDIGVVSTLEPYRKRTSHGMILGPNGEKMSKSRGNVIPTDVVVGEFGADAFRTYELFIGDFEKTAKWQDSGLEGCARYLDRVWRMQELLNDDAGLSLDLEQAFHQTIKKVSEDYENLKYNTAIAQLMSLSNQIRQKGAITREEMRIYLLLLNPVAPHMTEELWEQLGYAGHICTDGRWPQWDDEKLVEDVVELPVQVNGKVRATIRLAADASQEAAEAAARAEEAVQKQLDGKTLVKVIYVPRRILNLVVKG
- a CDS encoding Rrf2 family transcriptional regulator, whose protein sequence is MYLTTRSRYGLRAMTVVAQGTEEKPVALSTVAEALSLSNNYLEQLFRLLRKGKLVESTRGVYGGYRLARPADQITVGDMLRCLEGPLFFADCVQAGDCPKGNSACSTRMVIATISEAVRVKVDSMTLQDMLDHEKLV